The following coding sequences are from one Camarhynchus parvulus chromosome 1, STF_HiC, whole genome shotgun sequence window:
- the RPS11 gene encoding 40S ribosomal protein S11 has protein sequence MADTQTERAYQKQPTIFQNKKRVLLGEGGKEKLPRYYRNVGLGFKTPKEAIEGTYIDKKCPFTGNVSIRGRILSGVVTKMKMQRTIVIRRDYLHYIRKYNRFEKRHKNMSVHLSPCFRDVQIGDIVTVGECRPLSKTVRFNVLKVTKAAGTKKQFQKF, from the exons ATGGCGGACACGCAG ACGGAACGCGCGTACCAGAAGCAGCCGACGATCTTCCAGAACAAGAAGCGGGTGCTTCTGGGCGAGGGGGGCAAGGAGAAGTTGCCCCGCTACTACCGCAACGTGGGGCTCGGCTTCAAGACCCCCAAGGAG GCCATCGAGGGTACCTACATCGACAAAAAGTGTCCCTTCACGGGCAACGTCTCCATCCGGGGCCGCATACTCTCAG GTGTGGTGACCAAGATGAAGATGCAGCGCACCATCGTCATCCGCCGCGATTACCTGCACTACATCCGCAAGTACAACCGCTTCGAGAAGCGCCACAAGAACATGTCCGTGCACCTGTCCCCCTGCTTCAG GGACGTGCAGATCGGGGACATCGTGACGGTGGGCGAGTGCCGCCCCCTCAGCAAGACCGTGCGCTTCAACGTGCTCAAGGTGACCAAGGCTGCGGGCACCAAGAAACAGTTCCAGAAGTTCTGA
- the LOC115905105 gene encoding olfactory receptor 52B2-like, translating into MYELNESSFDPITFVLTGIPGMEESHIWISVPFCLMYLTAVLSNLLLLFLIATDRSLHEPMYLFLAMLALSDLLLSTTTVPKMLAIFWFGAREISFDACVTQMFFTHFSFIVESSVLLAMAFDRYVAVCAPLRYGALLTPSAIAKVAAAAVARGLCIMCPPIFLLKRLPYCGHNVMPHTYCEHMGIARLACADIRANVWYGLTTALLSSGLDVVLIAASYALILRAVFRLPTREARLKTLSTCGSHLCVILMFYVPAFFSFLTHRFGRHIPGQVHILLANLYVVVPPMLNPIVYGVRTRQIRERVTRLLCPAGTGCACPGWGDSC; encoded by the coding sequence ATGTACGAGCTCAACGAGAGCAGCTTCGACCCCATCACCTTCGTGCTGACGGGCATCCCGGGCATGGAGGAGTCCCACATCTGGATCTCCGTGCCCTTCTGCCTGATGTACCTCACCGCCGTGCTCAGCaacctgctgctcctcttcctcattgCCACGGACCGCAGCCTGCACGAGCCCATGTACCTGTTCCTGGCCATGCTGGCCCTCTCGGACCTGCTGCTGTCCACCACCACCGTGCCCAAGATGCTGGCCATCTTCTGGTTCGGCGCCAGGGAGATCTCCTTCGACGCCTGCGTCACGCAGATGTTCTTCACCCACTTCAGCTTCATCGTGGAGTCCTCGGTGCTGCTGGCCATGGCCTTCGACCGCTACGTGGCCGTGTGCGCCCCGCTGCGCTACGGGGCCCTGCTGACGCCCTCGGCCATCGCCAAGGTGGCGGCGGCCGCCGTGGCCCGCGGGCTGTGCATCATGTGCCCGCCCATCTTCCTGCTGAAGCGCCTGCCCTACTGCGGGCACAACGTCATGCCCCACACCTACTGCGAGCACATGGGCATCGCCCGCCTGGCCTGCGCCGACATCCGCGCCAACGTCTGGTACGGGCTGACCACGGCGCTGCTCTCCTCGGGCCTGGACGTGGTGCTCATCGCCGCCTCCTACGCGCTCATCCTCCGCGCCGTGTTCCGCCTGCCCACCCGCGAGGCGCGCCTCAAAACCCTCAGCACCTGCGGCTCCCACCTCTGCGTCATCCTCATGTTCTACGTGCCCgccttcttctccttcctcacgCACCGCTTCGGCCGCCACATCCCCGGGCAGGTGCACATCCTGCTGGCCAACCTCTACGTGGTGGTGCCGCCCATGCTCAACCCCATCGTCTACGGCGTGAGGACGCGGCAGATCCGCGAACGCGTCACCCGCCTGCTGTGCCCCGCGGGGacgggctgtgcctgccccgGCTGGGGGgacagctgctga